The Archocentrus centrarchus isolate MPI-CPG fArcCen1 chromosome 5, fArcCen1, whole genome shotgun sequence genome contains the following window.
CATATACAAATGTCAAACATTACCTTGGTCCAGCAATATTTTATAAATTGAACAGACTCTGTATAATGATGCAAAATCCATGTGAAAATGGTGCTGCCATATATAGTAACTTATAATATTATGACTAAGATTATTTATCTTCTGCCAAAAAACTCAGCTGGAATAAAAATGTAGGTGCAAGTGTAAACAATGGGGAGGAGGGTTAATTCAACACAATACAGAATCCAGGAACACactcaaaaaaacccaaaaccaaacaaaaaaattaaataaaagacaagtggaaacagttcatttatttttgtgttcaaGGCCCTTGTGTTTAAACAGTTTGAGGAAAACAAAATTATGCCCACAACAGAACCTCTTGAATGTGCgcatgtatgtgcgtgtgtgggtgtttgtggaggagggggtgggtgtGTGGGGCTATAGCAGAGCAATCAataacaaaaagcagagactCAGGTGGTGTGAGGTCACACATGGTCAGAGCCAAAAAGGATCACCTACGGATCAGGACTTTggtaacctgtgtgtgtgtgtgtgtgtgtgtgtgtgtatgtgtggaaaCAAAACTCAGAAATCATGTTCCCTTTCAGTTTactccccccaccaccacctcatgATGCAAAATGGGGTCAACGATCTCAGCGTGAGCCCTGTGACTGCGTTCAAAGATGGGACGAAGGAAAGAACATACAAAGAGCTGGAAAAGAAACGGACAGGGAGTCTGCTGAGAAGAAAAAGGAGCTGTGTCCTGTGGCTGGCACCCAGACAGGCTGGTTTGGGTGAGGAATGGTTTCCCAGAAGCACCTGAGAGAAGCAGACAGTGTCACTATAGCAACGCGACGGCCTGACAGACAGCATGTTCTGTCTGTGCTCTGACTAATGCCTGCTGCCAGGCTGGCACTTGCCATGGccagacacatgcacatgcgcgcgcacacacacacacacacacacacacacacacatagagcaGTGCATTTAACTTGTACATTTTATGTTCTGATAAATGAACAGGGATAGCAGAAACCAGACAAGACCCATATGGTGCTCTTTATAAAGGCATGACTAACAAACATTGCAACACACTTCTAccgcttttattttgtaaggtttttttttttttattctcctttAAGTGCagtttgaaaacattttcatttatgtaaAGTACTACATATCAGCATGAAAAACTGTTTTAGTCCCCCTTAATTATGCAGTCTTAACAccattacaaatatacagacgTTTAACTGAGAAACCGTAAAGAGCAGAAACAGTGCACTGAGGTTTACATGTCAGATTTGGTACACTGGGAAAAATTTGAGAAGTATTTCATCACACATGTGGTCTTTTTTGTGCAGTTCTATAGCAAAAGTCTGACatcttctctcacacacacacacacacacacacacacacacacacacacacacacacacacacacacacacacacacacacacacacacacacaaaagtagaAGGCCCCAACACAGCTTGGGATGAGTTGTAGCAAATTCAGCCATTATAAAAAGCCCACAATAAGCTCTGCATTTGTCTTATAAATTAATCTTAAacataagttcaataaggaagatctgtattCACTCATCTTCTTCCAGTCTATTATTTACATCACTTCTGCTTTCCCAAGCTGTCAAACTCTATTCTGTAATCATTACTCTAGTCCAATCATTTTCTTGCCCGCCTTCTGTGAGCCATTCAGCTTCTATTCCGTGTGCTTTAAATCGCCATGCTCTTCTGTCATTCTCTCCTATTTGTGCAACCTGCCTCCTACCCATCTCCACTTCAGTCTGGTAACTCAAAGAGCCTCATCAAGCCTCCATCTGCCTCATCTCTATCACCATCAGCGTCTAGACTCGGGAGGGTCCTGTCCTACTTTATACTATTTTGGGGGGATTCTGTTCTGCTATGTTGGGTCATCGAAATCTAATTGCCATTATTCAAAGTATGCATCTCAATAGACTCTCCTTATTGAACTACCATTAGTAACAGTAACATGAAGACATGAAGTTTTGCATGTGTTCTCTAAACCGTCCTATAACATCTGTGGTGCAGGGGTGATGGAAAAGTAATGTACACTTCCTCAGAGAGGTGTTTCCCATATTACATGTATtaagcaaaacataaaaactacTGACACTTTGATAACAACATCTCACTACACTGCCATGTTCTATTCAAAAACTTTGCGTACTGGCATTCACATGGATTTTATTTACCTGTACAACCCTGCTAAACATTGTTGCAGACCTGACAGCTcatgttgtggctgattggtGTACATTAATATTACAAAAGACGCAAACACACTCCTCTTCGTGCTAGTGCACTGTCGGTTGGCATCATTGCCAGTCAGTTGTAAGTCTCCTTCTGTCCTATCTGAAAGCCTTAAAATAAATTTGCCATTAAGATTGCTTTTAGTCTGTTATCACGGGATTActgaaaacacaatgaaaaaaactggtaggtagaaaaaaatattttgaaatatttattctCTTCTGTCAAAATATAACACTGTATATTACATTGTGACTGCTAGTAATTAGCATacaatgttaaaaaacaaaacaaaacactgtctTTGAGTCTTCATAGTGCAGTTATAAGAGTTTTAAACAGCTGTTCAAAAGCTATAAAGGGTACTAATATGCTGCTGTGCAGCAGTTACTTTATTTTCTGAAATCGATTCTCACACAACATGATGTCCCACAGTGTACTCAGTTTCAAGCAGATTAAGCCATTAAGGATGACAAGCAACTCATCTTGTCCGCGAGGTCTTTAAAATCCAAAATTATCTCAGGCATTTAGTTGAAGACCTACTTTATGAAAAGTTTTGGAATGCATTGTGAAAGTCAGTTGTCAGAGAGTGAAGCAGAGAGACAAATTAACCTAAATTAACACAATTCAAACCAGTCAGGTAATGTCCTCCTGAGGCTGGGTAAACAACACATTCGTCAGATCCAGCATCAAAACACTTGTTTTCACGTATGGTGAATGCACACAGGCctacacaaatacacagcacAAGCAGACACATACACGCACAAACCTTTACACCCACACTGAACAGATGGGGGTCTCTCCCATCTCTAGCTATGCGATTGGAGAGACAATTAGCACTCTTAGTCTCCTAGCACCAACAGATTGGTGGTGTCACCACGGAGccaaaaagaacaacaacagaaaCTGAGACACAATATAAGAGATGACAAATTTGGAGGCGTAAAGAGAGATAATGAAAGTTATTTATTCTTGACAGAGACAAGAGTCTTGGCAAGTGCCTGGAAAGACACACAGGTGGAACAGAGAAGACAGAATGAGAGACATAGCAGAGACAGAGATAAACAGATGGACCACATGTGGTGCTGGCAAACGGCCGATTTCCACAACTAGCCAGCAAGCCAGTCCATCAGCTGTTTAAACAAACAGATACAGTCAGTGAGCTGTCTGGCCAGGTGGCTCTGCCAACCAAAATGTGAGTAAATCAGatgtgagagaaaagaaaaaatgggaagaaaagaacaaaaatgagtTTGATTTTGATGGTGGCAAAGAAAGAAGTGTGCTGAGGTATGAGAAGAACAATGGGACAAAAGAGAAGGACGAGAAGAAAAGGAGAACAAAATCCAGAAGAACGGAGGCAGAAACACAGTAGTGTTTCCTTCCAGCAACCCAAGAATGAGTCATGATGAGTGGGCTGCCTGCTCGCCAGGCAACTACTAAAATACCCCATATACAAAAAAGGCAtcatacgcacacacactcacagacataCACAAAAGAGATGTcaaacactctcacacataAATGTTCACACCAAagtctccaaacacacacacacacatacacatgggCGCACACAGAAAACCGGAGCAAACAGCAGAAGTAACCCATCATGATAATGAGAGGGTAAACAGAACAGCTAAGCCTCCAGGACATCTAAACAACATTTATGTgtcgcatgtgtgtgtgtgtgtgtgtctacctgGTGTCCGTGCAGCGTATACAGCAGCTTGCCCTCTACAAGGTCCAGTACTTTCATTGTGGAATCGCTGGACGCAGTGATTAGGAAATTACCAGCTGGGTGGAAAGACAAACTGTTCACCACACCGCTGTGaactggaaaacacacacaaacacacacagtttataACAGGACTACAACAGACCTTTTGTTACTGTAAAAACCCTTCAAACCCTTCAAACTGAAACTGTAGAACAAAAagtcactgggaaaaaaaagcattttaggtTCTTACATGTTTACCTTTTCTGTAtcttaaacaataaataattaaagattATCTGATCAAAATCATGAAAATGGTAATATGTGATCTATACAACTTATAACAGATGCTATAACAGTGAAAAATACCCATGGCTCAAACCTGAAGAAGGGGTCTAAACCTCATACATGTTTTTAGACGTAAAAACAATCACCTTTTCTGATTGATCcgggttttcctttttttttttttgggtactCATTTCACacttcaaaaacattaaatatggaAATGCGCTGGATTTAAACAGGCACAGTCAAACACACAGCCTGCATTTACCTGAgagcaaacaaaaaccaaatgcattcagtgcaaaaaataaacccattaaatatgttaaaaatagGTTAATTCATTCACTGTAATTCTACTTCAAAAGTGAGCCAATTTGTTTGTTAGGTCAGTGGTTTTGTAACTTTACACCTGTCACGATGAATGCGTCAGAATCACAGACAGCATGACAGCgaaggagagaaaggaaaagcTTATGCGAGCAAGAAAAGAAACACTACAGATGGTCTTCAGTGCAACACTGATAAACAGGGTCAATGCTGACTGATggtcaaaaaatatataacactAAATGTTCATCATCATTCCTGTTCATCTGGCCTTCACTGCTCTAAAAGGCAGGGTGGTGGTGAGTGGGTGGATGACTGTTTCTTGTCAGATCATACCACACACTAATATATCAACCTGCCTTAAGAAACTAATCACGACTTCGCTAGACTTAAACTATCCCGCTGTACATGAATGAGCGGCTGACAAATTGAGGACAGACGACATTCAACAATCAATAGGTCCCTCTCCTGGCTTACAGAGGGTATGACACATTTGCACACAGCGATACCTCTAGCTGGGAAAAGATGCTGAATAGCTGCAAACAAGCACAGAACCTAGGGTGTTTCTATCATATGGCATGGAAGCATAGAGAACATTATAAATACCCAAATTAAACCCAAATCAGTTCCAAGCAATGCGTAAAGATGGTTAAATTAAAAGATTACATTCTGCGATTAGGTAACTGGCTGTGTTATTACCTCTGCCAGGGAGGTGATGTTTTTGATAGTGTTTGCACGCGTGCGTGTGTCGTCATTCTGTCTGCAAACACGATGGCTCGAAAAGTGTTGAataaattctgataaaactctgtaggggtgcagagtggggtcatgttaacaatccattaaaatttggcttgcATCCACCAAAGTCTTCAAGGTAAACTATCATTGGTTGAAAGTGGACAAAAAGCCTGATAGCTTAGAAACTGTGGTGTGTATcatcaacatatagaaagtactgtgaaaaaattttaaaaatatcatgccacatttgacctctgacctctccttcaaggtcaataggtTGATTGATATGggaattctaaatatcacattatagtttgcatccaaatatcacctctgatctcacttttacatttcacatctgcctttctttcaagtggaCCTCAAAATGTGttctatctttaaagaaagcattgttgagagaaagagaatgagctgcctagctAGTCAGAAACATACTGTAggataatattatataataagcttgAGCTCCCCTTATCTCATTTTTACTGCACtccaaacttcttaaagtaatgtttaaaaagaacaaagaaaacaaaatacaattcccttaaaagtaaatgctGCTCAGATAGTGAGCTGCCTCggtggaggtttgcgctctcctAAACAATTTTAACTAAAGGTTTTCTAATCAGGCAGCTTAAACTATTCATTATATTCATTAAGCATCTGATTATTCATTCCCATGTATGTCAAACATTGACTGCTCACCACTTTTACACTTTAAGCtggcaaaatgtgaaaataactCCAGTATGTAAAGTAGGActagaaaaaagtgaaaaacagaggaggaggagaagcttTTATCTTCACACCAAACCTCCTCAGACAGATGCAATTATCCATTATTAGATCTAACAACTGAAATCCATTTAAGAGAGGCAATTAGGACAGCCAGCCTGAGCGGCAGACTGACAAAAAGGCATCAAGATTAAGTTTAATGAATATGCAAAAGATCAATAATATCGCTTACCAGGAATATGAATTTGTCTGACTgtgatttcagttatttctctttAACCTAATCACCCAAATGTACTTTGGCTATACTGCAATCTATTGCCAGCAAATGCCTAAACTTTGACTATTTATCAAAAGTgtcatacataaaaaaaaaacaaaaaaacaaaaacaaaacactgcttGGGATTGTAGTCTTGTGTCATTTCTACAGGAAAGATTTAGCATATGATTAAGCCTGCTGTTTCAGAATAAACCTTTATAttagctacacacacacacacacacacacacacacacacacacacacacacacacacacacaaaaatgattcacctattcaaatgaatgggtgagtgtgtccaaacactgactggtactgtgattctttaaatgtttaaacacTCCAATAAATCCTTAATGTCTTTAGGATTGATGTTCTCGTCATAAATTAATCCAAATAAAAGTTTTGGTATAAATCTAAGAACATGCCACATTTGGGTGTAAATTGTGATTTTattccttcaaaaaaaaaaaaaaaaaaaaaaagaaaatgattatgGTTTTACATATTATGGGCATCTTTACCTTGGTAGTGCTGTAGCATCTTATGGGACCGGATGTCCCACACCTTGACAGAGTTGTCAGTACTAGCCGCAGCAATGCATGTTCCACTGGGATGGAAATCCACGTGGTTTGCGTAACttttgaaaagaagaagaagaaaaaaaaaaagaaaattagtaAAAAGTGAGGCATCTGGACAAGTGTTGACTGAAACTTAATTATTCCAGAAGGTTAATCTGACAAATACAGAAGCTTTAAACATTAGTGGTAAGATTTAAGGTTTCTAGTAACAGATTAAACTCATTTAAAACAGTTAACATCTGAAGAGTTTTGTGAATTTTCTTATCCCAAAAGTtctgaaatttatttttttttggacaatttgtttttttactctCCTGTGGTGGCATGTAGCACCCAAAATAAATTAAGTTTTGTCACCATCCAAACCGTTTTCCCAGCGTGTGCCCATACTTGTCCGCATCGACAACAGGCTTAACAGGAAGACCTACACACAAGCTCTATACAAAAAGGTGATGAACAGGCTCTATTTTCTAAGGAATCTGAGATGCTTTAAACGAAGAGAAATTTTCCATCACTCAGTTGTGGTGAGTGCAGTGGAcattgcagcagcagctctgcagcataCTAAATAAACTGATCAGGAAGGCTGGCTCTAGAATTGCCTTAAAAATATGGACACTTTTGAAGCTGTGGTGGAGAGGTGATCACTGAAGAAGCTGTGATCCATCATGGCTAAccatgattattattatttcatcatcatttcaaCTGTTGtaacaaaagaatttcccaaatatgggataaataaagtatttctcatCTCATCataataaaatagaaactgCATAAAAGAAGCTCAATatgtaaaaatctaaataaaaaataataaaggcaGAAATAAGTATGAAAAAAGTTAAGtaaaatttaatattaaatgtatCAAAGACAGGCACATTAAAGCGTCACAGTGTAACAGAGTGTACACTGTACAAGGGAATAAGGGACACATGTAATGACTGAGCAGGTGTTCAGTACCTACGTCATAACCACTTTAACAGGATAAAAAAATGGTTAGGGGATCAAATCTGTCAGATTCTTTCAGTACGGTACTTGTATTTTTTCTGACCTTACAGAAACACCAGcagaaaaactgacaaaaatataaatattcctAGTTCGTCCTATTCATCATTCAGGCCCCAGGTGCTCACCCAGCATGTTCATAGAAAGAATGAATGCActctctgctgtttttgtccCACAGCTTTATGGTCTTATCGTCACTAGATGACACAATCAAGCGATCGTCTGGAGAAAACCTGgaagaaaagtttaaaaatgtaaatgttaaatgCTCAATTTACATTGTACTTAAAAAGTCAGATATAAGTGGAAATATAATCAAATGTATGTATTATATCGTGTTAAATGTGTGTCTCATACTTGGCACAGCGGACCCAGTTGATGTGCTGGTTGAGAGAGAACAGGAACTTTTGCCTGTGGACGGTCCACACTTTGATTGTCTTGTCATCAGAGGCTGTGACCAGAGTCTGTCCATCACCAGAAAAGTTAACACTGCGCACGGTGGCAGTGTGAGCCCTGAATACTGTTGACTCGGCCTTCCTGTACGCACACAAGTCATCACTTAAgtttaaagcaaacaaacaaaacccagtAGGTGTTCAGCAATGTGTGCCTTCCTCCATGCTGGCAGAAGGAGATAAACAGCCCTCAGtagtttttgcttttatgaCTCAGCGTCATTGTCCTCTGTAGTAAATCTGTGgtggaataaaataaatacagtgtaaCAGAAAAGAGAGAACGATGCTACTTTAAAACCTACATGCTGGGCACCCAAAGACGTACAGTCTTGTCTCTGGAGGCAGAGGCCACCAGATGGCCCGACGGAGAAAAGTGGACAGAAAGGATGGCGTCTTTGTGTCCGTCAAAACGATACGCGCGCATCTGAGGTTTCATGTTCCAGATCATCACACAGGAGTCCATGGAGCCTGTGGCTAGGAGAGGATGAAGCACAGATGACAGTGAGAATATTACATAtgaccacaggaaaaaaaacaaagtcaataGCAAACAGGTAcatttgcagacaaacagaTAGTTACCGATCTGTTTCATGCTGCAGCTGAAGTCCACACTCGTCACAGTGTCCCTGTGACCCTTGAAATGTCTTTCTAGGGTTGGATCAGACTAAGAAGAAACAGAGGCCCGCCAAAACATTAAATCGTCAATGTAAATAAACAagttacacattttaaaaaaacataaaaataaaaaaataacaacaaaactgTTTTGCTATTTAAGAGCGTATCACTGAAGAAGTAGTAATCCTTCATCACGATTATGTGGGTGTTCGATGTGAGTAGAACTGGCCTGGAAACAGAAGCAAGGAACCACACAATTATGATCTGTAGTTAAAATAATGATGTCCTCTGATTTTGTGCAGTTACTCTTTTTACATTGTATTTAGTACAGTCTCTGGGAAAATAACACAGTCAATTTCTAACTGGTaaaaaagacaaactaaaaACTACATACATGAGGTTTAGTATATACATGACACCAAAGCAAAGCATGGGTTCACTCAATCAAAGCTCTTTCAGCTTTTgatatttttgacatttcacaccaaaaaaacataaagaggTGTTAATCAAATTGTTGGCTGAataaaaacaagctgtttttggttttaggCTCCTGGAATTGGTTCACTGTGCTATGACACATGAACGGAAAAGAGTCCGTGTTTGTTATTAGTAACACTTGGGCTGCTAGTCAAAAAGTTTGCTGTGAAAAGCACCCACACATCTCATTTCAAAACCATTGGCCATTAATATGTTACCATAGCTGCCTCCGCTCTTCTGGGAAAGCTTTTGAAAAGACTTTACGAGAAACAGCTGTTGACAAATATGTACGCAAAAGCATGCGGCCCATTGTTACACTCCGCGGATTCAGTGactggaaaaatacatttatttagctGAACTGACTCTTATTGTGTTTAGACTGGGACAAAAATGTATAtagctggggttttttttgtgttaatttcacatattgaaacattttttcttgTCACAGAATCTTACAGAGCTATAAATATTACATGATACTAGCAAATGACTCAGCAGcagttatatatatatgaaataaaattaGGATGAAAAAAAGAACCAGAAATCCCTAATCAGGTCTCAAAATCTGGTGGCTCACAGAATACAGTAAAGTTTCACTATTTCTGGGAGGCCTTCTGTTTGGCGCTGTTTATTTTGGCTCTATAGTGGGCCCCAATGACAGCCTGGCTGCT
Protein-coding sequences here:
- the poc1a gene encoding POC1 centriolar protein homolog A isoform X2, whose product is MTSALSDPTLERHFKGHRDTVTSVDFSCSMKQIATGSMDSCVMIWNMKPQMRAYRFDGHKDAILSVHFSPSGHLVASASRDKTVRLWVPSMKAESTVFRAHTATVRSVNFSGDGQTLVTASDDKTIKVWTVHRQKFLFSLNQHINWVRCAKFSPDDRLIVSSSDDKTIKLWDKNSRECIHSFYEHAGYANHVDFHPSGTCIAAASTDNSVKVWDIRSHKMLQHYQVHSGVVNSLSFHPAGNFLITASSDSTMKVLDLVEGKLLYTLHGHQGPVTCVAFSRTGEYFSSGGADEQVMVWKSNFDCVECSDGVRLQHKTASSLQTPTTTSTAHFPLNSHTSILRSKTVSILEQRLTLTEDKLKECLENQMEIGLHLQRREDA
- the poc1a gene encoding POC1 centriolar protein homolog A isoform X1, with translation MTSALSDPTLERHFKGHRDTVTSVDFSCSMKQIATGSMDSCVMIWNMKPQMRAYRFDGHKDAILSVHFSPSGHLVASASRDKTVRLWVPSMKAESTVFRAHTATVRSVNFSGDGQTLVTASDDKTIKVWTVHRQKFLFSLNQHINWVRCAKFSPDDRLIVSSSDDKTIKLWDKNSRECIHSFYEHAGYANHVDFHPSGTCIAAASTDNSVKVWDIRSHKMLQHYQVHSGVVNSLSFHPAGNFLITASSDSTMKVLDLVEGKLLYTLHGHQGPVTCVAFSRTGEYFSSGGADEQVMVWKSNFDCVECSDGVRLQHKTASSLQTPTTTSTAHFPLNSHTSILRSKTSEPAQHFNRQDFQTAAHIQSFRQGGIQSRVSHSHAYGSLSTNSSPTHQTQTQSLRQHSPQGQAQSHASGEGVPPGLANTLEHIIGQLDILTQTVSILEQRLTLTEDKLKECLENQMEIGLHLQRREDA